The nucleotide window GGACTTATCCGTCATCAAAAAGATGAACTTAAAGAAAAATAACATCTATCGTTTACAGGTGCTGAATAAGACAACGGAAATTCTCAATGATCTGGGCTTGTTTACAGACCATGGCTTGCAGAATCACCCGACCCGCAAATTGGTTCAGAAGGAATGCTGTGCCAGAGCTTACTTGGCCGGTGCATTCATGGCGATGGGATCGGTCAATTCACCGCAAAAGACGAATTATCATCTGGAAATTGTCACCAATGATGAATCGCACGCCTTGTTCATTCAGAAGCTGATGCACAAATTTGATATGCCGGCCAAAGTGATTTCCCGCCGGACAGCGTATGTTGTGTATTTGAAAGCAGCCGATAAAATCGCGGATTTTCTGCGCTGTGTCGGGGCTTATGAAGCGTTGATGAAGTTTGAGGATATCCGCATCCATCGGGATTTCCGCAATAACCTGACGCGGCTGGATAATTGTGAAGTAGCCAATGAGATGAAAAGTCAGGCGGCAGCGAAGAAGCAGCTGGAGGATATCGCGCGGATTGAAAAAGCCGGACGGCTGCGGTTTCTCGATGAAAAGCTGAAAGCCGTGGCCCAGCTGAGGGTGCAGTATCCGGAAGCCAGTCTGAACGAATTGAGCGCGGAATATGAAAAACAGACGGGCGTTGCCATGTCCAAGTCCGGTATGAAGCATCGTTTCGGCAAGCTTCATGAAATTGCGGAGCAGCTTCCGGAATAAGTCGTTCTTTCATCTCAAGACCCAAAGAATTCAGCATAAAAAAGCAAACTTTATCCATACTGCTAGAGAGGTGATGGAGTTGGCTTTTTTTCTTTTGTTGATCCAGCTGACCGGTTTGTCCTGGAATTTAACCTATACGGCGGAAGAATGGAACTGTGATCAGGGACAGATCACGGTAGTGCTTCACGAACAATCGCTGCCGGTTACATTGTTTGATATTGAACTGACGGATACGGGGAAAATTCGAGCCTGTGAAATCCTCAATCAGGCCGCATCCGTAACCTTTGAAATTGATGATCACGTCGCCCAGACTACACCGCTTCCTGTTTGGTTGTTTGCGGATGGCGAGCTGGTTCAGCGTTTACTGGTTGAAGAAGGGGCAGCTACCATTTCCATTTCCAATCCTGACTACACCTATGCTGCTCAGCTGCAGGCCGCTTCCTCAAAGCCGGTCATTGCCCGCAGTGCAGTCAGTTCGGTTGTGGAGTATAACCGCCGGCGCGGTGAGGTAGGGCTGGCCTTTTTGTGCTTTGCGACCTCTGGCTTTTTGATCGTGTGGACATTCTCAGCCAGCATGCGGCGCCGTCGAAAGGAAAGAAATTCTTAAATTTGATGTTAGAGTTGCAAAACTTTTCTCTTTTGCGTTCTTTTAGGATATAATGAAACCGGTGATAAACATGAGATTTTTAACGATGATTCTTACAGTTCTGCTGATCATCGCCTTTATCAGCATGGCCTGGCCGTTTATTTTGGCAATGCTGGTGATGTTGGTGGCCCTCGGCGTTTTCGGTTTGTTTCGGGTACGGAAGATGACGAAAACGATGAGCGATCAATGGGCATCGATGGATCAGAATCAGGATTCGATTTGGATTGATGAACAAACTCAGGACAGCCCGTTTGAACAGCGGGTATCGCAGCCTGAGGTTTTTGAAGCGGAATATACTGAAAGAAGGACGGATGAGGATGGACGCCAGTCAGATACAAAGGGACTTTGATCCCGTTACCGTAGATGATTACCCACTGATCCAGCGTTATTTAGCGCTGGCCCAGTATGAAGAAAGCAATCACAACTTAGTCAACATGATCCTATGGATCGACTCTTACCCGCTGTTTAAGTGTCAGCATGAAAACTGGCTGCTGCTTTTGGGCGTGCATGAGGGAACGCTGTTCATTTATATGCCGCTGTGCCGGCCGGAATATTTCAAGGAAGCGATTCTGGCGGCAAAGGCGATCTTTGAGCGTTACCATCTGCCGTTTGTACTCAGCTGTTTCACCAAGGAGGCGGCGCAGTGGTTTGCGGATACTTTTCCCAACACTTGTCTGGAGGAAAACCGTGACAGTGCGGATTACGTCTACCTGTGTGAAAAGCTGAAAACCTTCGCGGGCAAGAAGCTGCAGAAAAAACGCAATCATTTGAATGCGTTTTATAAGGAGTACGAAGGCCGCTGGCAATACGAATCATTCAATAAAGACAATGTTGCAGAATGTGTGGAATTTTTGAAACAATGGCATGCTGACGACCCGGATGCGTTTCTGCAGGCAGAGCGACAGGGGGTATTCAGAATTTTATCCTTGTTCGGTCAGATTCCTTACCACGGAGGACTGATCCGCATCGATGGCCAGGTGAAAGCATTTGCAATCGGCTCCTGGCTGAGTGATCGGATGTGTCAGGAAAACATAGAAAAGGCCGATGATGAAATTCGCGGATTATATCAGGCAGTCATGAAAGAATGGCTGATCCATGAATTTGATCAGGCAGAATATGTCAATCGGGAAGATGATATGGGGCATGAGAATATCCGCCAGGCCAAGCTTGCCTATCATCCTGAGTTCTTAATTGAAAAATATCGACTTTGCGGAAAGGAGAATCAGCTATGATCAGTAAAGCGCTGCCGCAGGAAAAAAAGACGATTTACGGAATCTGGAAACAGGTGTTTGCCGGCGATGACGGCGGCTATACAGATTATTTTTTCCGCACGCTTTACAAGCCGGAAAATACGCTGGTTCTCAAAGAATCCGGAAATATTGTATCAACGCTGATGCGGATTCCGCATGCGATCATGCTGAATGGCCGGATCGTGCAGACTTCTATGATTCTGGGGGTAGCAACACTGCCGTCCTACCGTAAGCGCGGCTGTATGCATGAGCTGATGAATGATGTACTGGATGAGGTCGAACATCGTGAACTGGTGACGCTGATCCAGGCTTATAATCCATCCATGTATATTCAGTTTGGTTTTGAGATGGTGTATTACCGCAGACGTTATACGGTTCAGCGTTCTCAAATTCCAACTTGCAGCAATGAGGGACTGACCTATAAAATTAAATCAGAAGATCTGCTTGAGGTGTATACGACGTATGTCCGTCGGTTTGATGGATTCTATCTGCGCACGAAAGAGGATTTTGATCATCTGCAGGAGGAGTGCAATGCTGAGGGCGGTAAGCTGATTGCCTATTACGATCAGAACAAGCAGATTCAGGGCTATGCCTCTTTATATCAGACAGCTCAGGGGATTGAAGTGCGGGAATGCATTTATCTCAACAGTGTGGCGTTGTTTAAATTACTGAATCTGGCGCTTCAGCTGAAGAATGAAATCCTTGTGCATACGACAGCCGATGAACATTTAGAGAAGATTATCAAAGATGTAACCTGGCAGGATTATGGTTTTACCATGGCGCGGGTGAATGATTACGATTTGTTCAACCGGCTTTACGGTACCACAGTGGCTTCACCGAAAGAGGCTTTTGCGCTCAGTGGAAAACCGTTGTTTATGCACGAATATGCCTGAGTCCAAAATACTATGAATATCAAAGAACTGATAAAAAGGTGGATGCAGCCATCAGTGATCAATGTATAAGCGTAGATATGCCGTTCCGGTCGATGCTTTGCTTCAGATTGGAGTTCTGAGTAAGGAGAAATACAAGGAGTGGCAGTTTGGCCGTGTGGATTATTTAGAACGTGTGTGCAATACGAATTTAAGTAAGCTTAGTTTAATCTTGCATGAAATTCGCGTTTATGCTCGCAAAAATCAGCTGAAGCCTTCAGTGAGTGATTATAAGCAATGGGGAAATAAGAATAAGAAAATATCACTTCGTTTCAGCAAGTATGGAAATCCAGAAATTGAAAAACAATATTCTACGCTTTATGTTGATGTGAAACGAATTGGACAACTGAAAGAAATGAAGCAGAAGGAAGCAGATGTTTCGGATATTCAAGTCAAGGATGAATGATAAGAAAACCTTGAATATCAAAAATTAATGTTCTAAAAAAGATATATCATTTAGGAATTAAGAAAAAGAGATATGGGATTTCAAAGATACAGGGACAGATAAGCCGGTATATTCCTATAAAGCTTTTCCTTAATTTTTTCTTGGATAATATTTTTGCAGTTCGCGATGTTCTGTGGCTAATTATTAAGCTGTGCTCAGGATCAATGACTCTTTGTTATATTTTACTGTCGGATGAATGCCGCATTTTATAAATTTAATTCCTGCCATAGTTTGGCAATGGGTTCGCTTTTCTTATTATTCTTCACATACTCTTCGTAGGCTTTTTCTGTAACTGCGATATCGAATTCATCTTCAATTTTTTCAAATAAGGCTTTTTTGAATGCTTCATCCAAAGTCATTTCATGCAATGTTGCATAACGATCAGCTAATCTTCGTTCTTCATCATTCATATGAATTGAGAATTCCATCATTATCACCTCTTTTCGACTCTGTTATAATTTATATTTAGTATAGTTGTCAAGTTAAGCAATTTTTTCTTTAAAACTTAGGTAAAAAATAAAGGAGTTGTTGATAGAGAATGTCCAGGGTTATTTGATTGTTACTCACAATCCGCAATTAATTGAATACTTTGATCATGTTATTTTCTTAGACAAAGGTCAGAAAGTCTTTGAAGGCAGTGTTGAGGACTTTGTAGAAAGTGTCTATTATGAGCGCTGGCAGGTTCATAATTGATGATCCTTGTAAAAGTAATGAAAAAACAAATATATAGAGGAATTGTTCATGAAAGATTATAATTAATTTAAATAGCCTAATATAATAGAACAAAACAGGCTGCGGAGGTTAAGTCATGAACAAAATGAATGACAGTTCAGGGGATCAAGGCTTTCAAGTCAATAATGGGATGTTTTACTTAATAAGGTTGATGAAAAAAGTGACTTTATCTGGGGTTATCATCATGATTTTTCTTTTGGGCGGCTGCAAGACTATTACAAAAGATGAACCCATCCCCAGGGATATGACGGTGGATCAAATCGATTCAGATTATCAAATATCATCATTTCAGTTAGATGATAGTAAGACATTGGAATACAGGGATGTTTATCACAACAATTTAAGCATTGTTGAATTAGAAAATCGGGAAACCTATTATGTTTCAACTGATTTATATTTAATGGATTTAAAGAGCAAAGAAATAACAGAAGTCACAGCTATCAATAGAGGTAATGATGAGGGCAGAATTTGGAATTTTATAGAATTATCAGATAAGTCATATTTATATACGAACGTTACTTACACAGGTTTGTCTGATTTCACCTTCATGGATTTTGAAGTAATCCATTTAAAAGAGGGTAACAAAAAGGCCATCACTAAAGGCCGCATCGATAATATTTATGAATTACCAGTATTTACAGTCGATAAGGATGCAATTTACATTTCCGTTTCCTCTTATGATGATGTGCAGGATAAAACCGAGGGGAATTATAGAATTGAATTATGGAAATTCGATACCAATACCTGTGAAAAAATTGTTTCCAGTACAGGCAGATATTATATTGGTGAGCACGATCATTATAGCTTAGATGATGAATGTGAATTTTACTCTGATCAAACAATATATATTAATAACAATGGTAGTTATTTTGTTACGGGAAATGGTGATCAAAAAATAATGAATAAAGTTGAAGAGGGTTTTATCTCTAAAGTGTCCTGGTCTTTACCCAAAAACCTAGTTCATGCGATTCCATTGGGGCATAAATACTTAGTGACTGAAAGGCTTAAAAATACAACTGAACCAGATGCGTTAATATCGTATGTACTGGATGATCACGGAACGAAATATGATTTGAAGACAACTCTAAGATTGGAAGATTATTGTGTTTTAGAGGAAGGCATTGTGGGTTTTTATAAGGGAAACACGGTTATTTTAAAAGATTTAGAAGATAGGATTGGAATGACGGTTGTTCCTGAACTTAAAGGGGGTATTTATTTTCGCAAGGTGGATGGAAATTCTGTATTAGTTTTTAAAAATGGAACCTGTTATAATCTGACTGTAAAATAGAATTGACGATGAGAATAGAAAAATACAGGGATAAGGGAAGGATTGCATACCATTTGAAAAAAGAAATTCTGTATACCAGTAAAAACTTTTGCTCAATCTCAGGAATTACAATGGAAACGCTGCGCCATTATATTGATCTGGGACTTTTGGTTCCAGCCAGGGTTCGTTCCAATGGTTATCGTGAGTTCTCCATGGATAATGCCGTTGATGTGTTTTATTTGCGTCATGAGCGGGGATTGGGTGCAAGTCTGAATCAATTTCATCCGGAAAATGAGGCAGAAAGCTTGGTGGATCAGAGCGTTCGCTATCAGGAAAATCTGATCCAGCTGCAAAAACAAAAAGAACTGCTTGAACGCCAGATTGACAGAAATATCTATTATCAAAATCTGATTCAGCGGGCAATGCATCAAATTGAACAGCCGATGTATTTAAACACCAATCAGCTGTTTAGTTTAAGTTTTTTGGAATTTTCAGAAGCGAATTTGAAAAAAGAAACCGTCCTGAAGACGATTGATCAATGGATGCAGCATCCGGAGCTCCTGCACATGGCCTTTCGAATTGACCCGGAACAGATGCAGTCCACTTCTCCCATCTTGAATCCCCGCATCGGACTGGGCGTGCGAACGGATTTTGCAGAACAGATGAGCCTTCCTTTAGGTGAGGCGCAAACCAGCTGCGGCAGTGGGAAAATGGTAACCACGGTTTCACGCAGCGAAAGTTTGACCCAGATTCCCAGATCGGCACTGACGTCTTTAGAGCGCTGCGTTAAACATCCTATTCAAAAAGAGTTAGTCGGGCGATTGATTACCCGTGTTCAGGAAGAAGGAAAGCTTTGGTATTATTTCAGCATCAGTGCAGATTTAGGATAGATCTTGACCCCGTGGCAGCCACGGGGTTTATAGTATAATCAGATCGATTGTGAAAACATCGACAAGGGAGGAAAAAAATGAGAAAACTGGGACTTACTTTGATTGCTTTTTTCATGCTTCTCTCCTGTGCTGCCTGCGGGCAACAACAAGGAGAAACGAAGAAAACAAACCTTCAATTTAAGGCTGGAAGCTATACCGCTTCCGCACAGGGCTACAATGGAGAGGTAACGATCGAGGCAACCTTTTCAGAGAATGCGATTACCGACATTCAGATTCAGGAACAGAAGGAAACAGCGCATGTTGGGGACTCCGCTTATCCTATCTTAATTGAAGATATCATAGCGGCGAATGGTACCGGAGTCGATGGAGTCAGCGGCGCAACCTTTACGAGCATCGCTTTGAAGAATGCGGTTAATGCTGCGGCGGAAGCGGCAGAAGCTTCTGATTTAGACACGTTCAAAAAGAATACGGTTACCCACCAAGCTAAGGATGAAATCACAGGAACTTGGGATGTTGTCATTGTTGGTGCCGGCGGCGCTGGAATGATGGCGGCAGCTCAGGCAGCACAGAATGGCGACACAGTGCTGATTATTGAGAAGAATGCAGAAATGGGCGGCAACACCCTTGTCTCAGGCGGAGCATACCAATCCACTTTTGACGCGGTTGTCTGGGATCCGGAAAATCCGGATGCGACTAGCGGTGAGTACAATGGAGAAACCTATGAGAAGGTAACCAATGACGCAGGCCGTATTGATACATTGAAGACCATTTTAGACTGGTCTGAGGAACCTTTTGATGGAAGCGTGGATGAAGCCCATCCATTTGTCGCGGGCGATATTGCTTTGAATGCCCAGCGCGGAGTGCATGAAGAATATCTGCCGACTTTACTGGCTTTGAAGGATGAAATCCGCGCTTATTTAGCATGGGCACAGCCGCAGCTGGACAGCGGCACGTCTGAGACCAAACTGACGTTGTTCTCGACCATCAATCTTCACGTTTTCCAGACTTACTATGGCGGACTGCGGCCAAATCGTGAGAATACAGAATGGATCTATGGCGATGTTGATTTAGTCCGACAGTTTGTCGAAGGCGGTCAGGAAATTAAAGACTGGCTGGAAGCACAGGGCGCTTCGATTGATCAAAGCCGGGCCTATACTCTAATCGGCTGCTTATGGCAGCGTGAAAATGCGGTAAATGGCGGTACCGTTGACGGTCAGTTCTATGAAGGCAAATGGGGCGGCTATTTCGCCGTGCCGGCCAATACCGTATTAAAAGCCAATGAAGCGAATCAGATTATGACAAGAACGACCGCCAATGAACTGATCACAGATGACACAGGCCGGGTTATTGGCGTCAAGGCAACACAGTTTGACGGAACGCCGGTCACGGTGAATGCCAATAAAGGCGTCATCATTGCGACAGGTGGTTATGGCGCGAATATTGGAATGGTTCAGAGCACCAATGATTATTGGGAAGACGGTTTCATTGCCAACAATATCGGTACAACTAATCGTTCCAGTTTGAAGGGTGACGGCATTACAATGGCTCAGGCTGTCGGTGCGGCAACGGTCGGTGAAGGCTGGACTCAGATGATGCCGTTAGGCTGGGTTGACAACGGCAATCTTGCCGGTGGTGCTGGAGAAAATGTAATCTATGTCAATCCGGAAACAGGCAAGCGCTATGTTGACGAATCAGCGGAACGCGACGTTCTGTCCGAAGGCGGATTTGAAAACGGTATGAGCGAAGCCAAAGCGAAGGAATTAGGCTTGAAGTATGTTCCGGGAATCTACGTTGAAATTTCCAACGTGGGAACAACGGCCGGATCAGGCGGATTCAATAATTTGCCGGATGATGTTGAAGGCCGGATGATTTTCAGAAGCGTAGAAGAAACAGCGGAATTGATCGGCTGTGATGCTGAAACCCTGCGGCAGACGATTATGGATTACGATAATTATGTGATGGGTGTCGCGAAAGAATTGGAAGTGGAGAAACTTTCTTACCGCGGAACAGTAGGTCAGGTAGAAGTGGACGATAATGGAAATTATCTGCCGGAAACCTATTCGTTGGATAAGATTCGCGTGCGCTTCTTAGCGCCTTCCACGCATCACACCATGGGCGGATTAGTCACGGATATGGATCGTCGTGTCTTAAATGAAAACGACGAAGCGATCAGCGGCTTATATGCGGCTGGTGAAGTTGCCGGAGGTATCCATGCTGGAAATCGTCTGGGCGGCAATGCGATTACTGAAATTATTGTTTCCGGCCGGATCGCAGGAAACAGCGCTTCAAATCAGAAATAAAATTGAATTAACCATGGAGAATCCTGAAAGTGGAAGTTCCATGGTTTTCTTTTGGAAAAGGATGGGTTCTCTGCCTGAATTTCTTTCCTCTATGAATGGGAACTGGTTAAGAACAGGCGTTTCTCATAAAATCTTCCGATTCAATCAAAAACAGAAGTCAGAAGTCTCCAACCAGAAGGAGCTGTTTCTCTAAACAGGAAGCTGGCGATCCGGTTTTTAAGTTAAGATATCATGTGTGTACGAATGAAATAAAGCGTGGATCAGTGTTATGAATTGATGCGCTTTCGCTGATATGAAGCAGGAATACCCGCTTTCTTTCGCAGCTTGGCGATTAGTTGTCGGGAACATTGAATCTGTTTTTCCTGCAGCCGCATTGTGATCTGCAAGTCACTGAGCGGAAAATCCGGCGACTCCTGCGCAATGACCGTGCGGATTTGTGAGATAAGTTCTTCCTGACTGAGATTGTCTGCACTCAAAGAAGCAAACAACATCTCAATGGGAAGCAGTTTCCCTTCAAACAGGAAATACTTGTCTTGAACAGCCCGCGTAATTGTGGAAGGATGCAGTCCCAGCTTCTCCGCTATTTCTTTTTTCTGACATGCCCGCAGGGGCTGGTGAAGAATTAACGCCTTTTCCTGGATCAGAAGCAGTTCATTCATGATCAAACTCAACGTCAGATTGCGTTGGGACAAGGCATCGAGAAAGAAGCGAGCTTCCTGCAGTGCCTGCCGTAAGGCAGGCGGAGGCTGCTGATCCAGGCTTAGGTTTGGTTCTTCGATACTTTCCAAGATGCAGTGATGATCCTCGATCCGCACTTCAAATTCCGGCAAAATCCATTGCCCATCCGCTGCTTCATAACTTGCACACGGAGCGGGGGAACATTCCTGAAGCTGATGAAAATAATTTAAAATTTCAGTAGGGCTGCATGCCATTTTGATAGCTGCTTTTTGCCAGTCATGAGTCAGAATTTCTGCTTCACAGACAGTAAGAAATTGAATCGCTTTTCGATAACCTAAACGCTGCAGCTGCAAAATCAGGCACTCCTGCGGATTTCTTGCCCCAACTCCGGCTGGTTCCAGCTGCTGCAGCCAGCTTAAATGCCGTTCCAGGACAGGCAGTGCGACATGAAAAGTCTGAGCTAAATCCTGCAGAGAGTCTTCAAGGAAACCTTGATCATTCAGCGATTCGATCAAAATCTGACAGACATGTTCCTGAACCGGCTGTTTCAGACTCAACAGCTGTTCGTAGAGATCCGCCTTTAAAGAGGTTGGCGATGAGGCAAAGTTCAGCCAGTCGCACTGAACTGTTCGCAGGTAAGGATTGCTTTTCTGTCTTAGCCGCAGCTGACGCATCAATTCGGCACGATTCCATGTCAGAACCTGCAGTGATTTTTCCATCGCCGGCGTGTAGTGAAGCTCCAGTTTTGGCTGCGGACGAAGTGTGACCGAGGTTTTCATAGCGTTCTCCTTTCTGCTGAATGTCAGGCTGTTAAAAGTAGAATTTATGGAAAATAATGGTTCTATAAAAGATTACCTTTCCTTGAATAACAATTGATTCGTGCTTCTGAAATGATTATACTAAATTTAAAGTAAAACTTACATAACGCTTTAAAGGAGATGCGATGAGAGAAAATCAGCTCACAGTCCAGAATCAGATTTTATCCTTGTTAAAGTCCGAGGAATTAAATGAAAAGCAGGCGGATCATTTCACTGCCGCCTGGTTGGCCCAGAAACTGAATTACAGCCGCAACTTTATCAGTCAGCTGCTGAACGATTTAACCGACCAGCGGCTTTGTGTCAAAATCAATACCCGTCCGGTATATTATTTCAGCCGCGAGCGTCTGCTTCAACAGGGCTACGCGATCCCTGAAACACTCAGCTCCTTGTCAGGCTGGCCACAGCTGAACGAGTATAAGCTGCGGAAAGAGAACGATGTGTTTGATCGGCTTGTCGGGCGGAACGGGAGCCTTTCCTATGCCATCGAACAAGCGAAAGCCGCGATTACCTATCCGCCGCAGGGCTTGCCTATGCTTTTGACCGGAGCGACGGGAACTGGAAAAAGCTATCTGGCCCGCTTAATGTATCAATACGCCTGCCAACAGGGAACGTTGCGCGAAGACAGTCCCTTCGTTACGATCAACTGCGCTGAGTATGCGGATAATCCGGAATTGTTTCTGACGCATTTGTTCGGGTATAAAAAAGGGGCGTACACCGGTGCGGACAGCGACCGGCAGGGATTTTTGGCTGCGGCGGACGGCGGCATTTTGTTTCTCGATGAAGTTCATGCGCTGAAACCGGAATGCCAGGAAAAGATATTTTTGTTTTTGGATCAGGGAATTTATCACATGATCGGGGACAATGAAACCTGGTATTCCAGTCATGTCCGTGTGCTGATGGCGACTACAGAAAATCCGCAGGAAATTCTGCTGAAAACACTGCTGCGGCGAATTCCCATTCATGTGCAGCTGCCGGATTTGGATCATCGGCCTTTATCAGAAAAACGAAAGCTGATCGTCTCGTTGCTTCAGAAGGAACAGGAAAAACTGGACTGCATGGTATTGATCAGCGACTTGGCTTATCATACGCTGGAATCCGTGCATTACTCAGGCAATGTCGGTCAGCTGGAAAATGCCGTCAAGGTCAGCGTTGCGAATGCCTTTCTGCGGCGCGAAGCACAATCGCTGGAAATTCATATTCACGATTTGCCGGCCAGCCTGACCTCGGCGATGACCTATGACCTGCTTCAATGCTCCGATCAGACACTGCATCCGCTGCATGCCGTTGTGCCGCAGATTTCCAATGTAAGCGGCTATGAGGTATTCAACCATGCCCTGCTGCACAGCTTCCACAGCTATAAACAGCGCCAGATGAGTTTCGACAGTTTTCTGGCCGTTGCTTATACCAAACTGGAAACCTATGCGGATACCTTGATCCAGGATCGCTGGATTACACCGCAGCAGGAAATTTTCAACAATTTATCCAGTCTGATCTTAACGCTCAGTGTTTCCCACACTCCCCGCCGGCAGCTGTCCAACAATTCAATCAAGATTCTGGCCCGTTATTTAGCTGATGCTGCCCGTCAGCGTCAGCAGGAATTTTCTTTGAATGCAGAAGAGAAGGAAAGTGCGGAGGCCTTTCTGCAGCTGATCCTGCAGCGATATCCGCTGGAAGCCCGTCAGATCCGCAAAATTCTGGATCTGGCAGTCAACACTCTGTCCTTCACTTCCACGCTGCTGCCCACCCTGGATCTGTTTATCTTCATGCAGTATTTCAGCCGAGATCTGCAGCGGGCCTCAATTCCCGTTGTTATTTTGGCGCATGGCTATGCGGTTGCCAGCGGTATGGCTGAGGTTGGCAATCAGCTTCTGCGCACGCAGATGTTCGATGCGATCGACATGCCGGCGGACTGCCGCTTTGACGATGTGACAGCCCGTCTGAACGAATACATGGACTCCCTGGAAGGCTGTCTGGAGCTGATCGTTCTGGTCGATATGGGATCGCTGGAAAATATCAGCGACGCTTTAGGTACCCAACGCACGATGAACATCGGAATTCTCTCCAATGTATCGACCAAGCTGATGCTGGACATCGGTTCGATGATCATGGAAGGAACGCACTCATTAAAAGAAATTCTCAAAGAAGCCAGTAAGCGCAGCGTTCATCATTATGAAATCCTGGAGAACCAACAAAAGCCCAATGCAATTGTGGCTGTCTGTTCAACTGGAATTGCCACGGCAGAAAAAGTGCTGGCCCTGTTTCAAAACAGTCTGCCTGCTTCGGTTAAGGTGGAATTAATTCCCGTGGATTATCCCTCGCTCAATCAGGGCCGGATCACCAGTCTGACAGCTCAGTACCATATTCTGTTAATTGTCGGCACCCTGGATGCATCGGTGCCGGGAATTCCGTTTGTTTCCGTAGAAGAATTAATTGATCAGAAAAATATGGACGTGCTGGATCAATGCCTGAAAGGAATTCTATCCAAAGATCAGCTGCATGCCTTCAAACGGAAGATCATCAAGAATTTCTCCATGGAAAACCTGATGAATTATCTGACGATTCTCAATCCCAATCGGATACTCATGTATGTCGAGGAAATCCTGGATCAGATTCAGGAGA belongs to Holdemania massiliensis and includes:
- the whiA gene encoding DNA-binding protein WhiA, translating into MSFTTEVKSEIAQNELKTCCQKAELSALVQLCSSLTINAQGMSLMIKTENASTAKRILKLLKENYAVETDLSVIKKMNLKKNNIYRLQVLNKTTEILNDLGLFTDHGLQNHPTRKLVQKECCARAYLAGAFMAMGSVNSPQKTNYHLEIVTNDESHALFIQKLMHKFDMPAKVISRRTAYVVYLKAADKIADFLRCVGAYEALMKFEDIRIHRDFRNNLTRLDNCEVANEMKSQAAAKKQLEDIARIEKAGRLRFLDEKLKAVAQLRVQYPEASLNELSAEYEKQTGVAMSKSGMKHRFGKLHEIAEQLPE
- the relB gene encoding type II toxin-antitoxin system RelB family antitoxin; protein product: MEFSIHMNDEERRLADRYATLHEMTLDEAFKKALFEKIEDEFDIAVTEKAYEEYVKNNKKSEPIAKLWQELNL
- a CDS encoding GNAT family N-acetyltransferase: MISKALPQEKKTIYGIWKQVFAGDDGGYTDYFFRTLYKPENTLVLKESGNIVSTLMRIPHAIMLNGRIVQTSMILGVATLPSYRKRGCMHELMNDVLDEVEHRELVTLIQAYNPSMYIQFGFEMVYYRRRYTVQRSQIPTCSNEGLTYKIKSEDLLEVYTTYVRRFDGFYLRTKEDFDHLQEECNAEGGKLIAYYDQNKQIQGYASLYQTAQGIEVRECIYLNSVALFKLLNLALQLKNEILVHTTADEHLEKIIKDVTWQDYGFTMARVNDYDLFNRLYGTTVASPKEAFALSGKPLFMHEYA
- a CDS encoding MerR family transcriptional regulator, whose translation is MRIEKYRDKGRIAYHLKKEILYTSKNFCSISGITMETLRHYIDLGLLVPARVRSNGYREFSMDNAVDVFYLRHERGLGASLNQFHPENEAESLVDQSVRYQENLIQLQKQKELLERQIDRNIYYQNLIQRAMHQIEQPMYLNTNQLFSLSFLEFSEANLKKETVLKTIDQWMQHPELLHMAFRIDPEQMQSTSPILNPRIGLGVRTDFAEQMSLPLGEAQTSCGSGKMVTTVSRSESLTQIPRSALTSLERCVKHPIQKELVGRLITRVQEEGKLWYYFSISADLG
- a CDS encoding FAD-dependent oxidoreductase, with the protein product MRKLGLTLIAFFMLLSCAACGQQQGETKKTNLQFKAGSYTASAQGYNGEVTIEATFSENAITDIQIQEQKETAHVGDSAYPILIEDIIAANGTGVDGVSGATFTSIALKNAVNAAAEAAEASDLDTFKKNTVTHQAKDEITGTWDVVIVGAGGAGMMAAAQAAQNGDTVLIIEKNAEMGGNTLVSGGAYQSTFDAVVWDPENPDATSGEYNGETYEKVTNDAGRIDTLKTILDWSEEPFDGSVDEAHPFVAGDIALNAQRGVHEEYLPTLLALKDEIRAYLAWAQPQLDSGTSETKLTLFSTINLHVFQTYYGGLRPNRENTEWIYGDVDLVRQFVEGGQEIKDWLEAQGASIDQSRAYTLIGCLWQRENAVNGGTVDGQFYEGKWGGYFAVPANTVLKANEANQIMTRTTANELITDDTGRVIGVKATQFDGTPVTVNANKGVIIATGGYGANIGMVQSTNDYWEDGFIANNIGTTNRSSLKGDGITMAQAVGAATVGEGWTQMMPLGWVDNGNLAGGAGENVIYVNPETGKRYVDESAERDVLSEGGFENGMSEAKAKELGLKYVPGIYVEISNVGTTAGSGGFNNLPDDVEGRMIFRSVEETAELIGCDAETLRQTIMDYDNYVMGVAKELEVEKLSYRGTVGQVEVDDNGNYLPETYSLDKIRVRFLAPSTHHTMGGLVTDMDRRVLNENDEAISGLYAAGEVAGGIHAGNRLGGNAITEIIVSGRIAGNSASNQK
- a CDS encoding DUF2156 domain-containing protein, coding for MDASQIQRDFDPVTVDDYPLIQRYLALAQYEESNHNLVNMILWIDSYPLFKCQHENWLLLLGVHEGTLFIYMPLCRPEYFKEAILAAKAIFERYHLPFVLSCFTKEAAQWFADTFPNTCLEENRDSADYVYLCEKLKTFAGKKLQKKRNHLNAFYKEYEGRWQYESFNKDNVAECVEFLKQWHADDPDAFLQAERQGVFRILSLFGQIPYHGGLIRIDGQVKAFAIGSWLSDRMCQENIEKADDEIRGLYQAVMKEWLIHEFDQAEYVNREDDMGHENIRQAKLAYHPEFLIEKYRLCGKENQL